Proteins encoded together in one Arvicanthis niloticus isolate mArvNil1 chromosome 7, mArvNil1.pat.X, whole genome shotgun sequence window:
- the Htra3 gene encoding serine protease HTRA3 isoform X3, with product MQACALLPATLATLATLAVLALAREPPAAPCPARCDVSRCPSPRCPGGYVPDLCNCCLVCAASEGEPCGRPLDSPCGDSLECVRGVCRCRWTHTVCGTDGHTYADVCALQAASRRALQISGTPVRQLQKGACPSGLHQLTSPRYKFNFIADVVEKIAPAVVHIELFLRHPLFGRNVPLSSGSGFIMSEAGLIITNAHVVSSSSTASGRQQLKVQLQNGDAYEATIQDIDKKSDIATIVIHPKKKLPVLLLGHSADLRPGEFVVAIGSPFALQNTVTTGIVSTAQRDGKELGLRDSDMDYIQTDAIINYGNSGGPLVNLDGEVIGINTLKVAAGISFAIPSDRITRFLSEFQNKHVKALSPALH from the exons ATGCAGGCGTGCGCGCTGCTCCCCGCCACGCTGGCCACGCTGGCCACGCTGGCTGTGTTGGCACTGGCCCGGGAGCCTCCGGCGGCGCCGTGTCCTGCACGCTGCGACGTGTCGCGCTGTCCGAGCCCTCGCTGCCCTGGGGGCTATGTACCGGACCTCTGCAACTGCTGCCTGGTGTGCGCCGCCAGCGAGGGCGAACCCTGCGGCCGCCCCCTGGACTCGCCTTGCGGAGACAGTCTGGAGTGCGTGCGCGGCGTGTGCCGCTGCCGTTggacacacacagtgtgtggcACAGACGGGCACACTTATGCCGACGTGTGCGCGCTGCAGGCTGCCAGCCGTCGTGCATTGCAGATCTCCGGGACTCCGGTGCGCCAGCTGCAGAAGGGTGCCTGCCCCTCTG GTCTCCACCAGCTGACCAGTCCGCGGTACAAGTTCAACTTCATCGCCGATGTGGTAGAGAAGATCGCACCAGCCGTGGTCCACATAGAGCTTTTTCTGAG ACACCCTCTGTTTGGCCGAAATGTGCCACTGTCCAGTGGTTCGGGCTTCATCATGTCAGAAGCTGGGTTGATCATCACCAATGCCCACGTGGTCTCCAGCTCCAGCACTGCCTCAGGCCGGCAGCAGCTGAAGGTGCAGCTGCAGAACGGGGATGCTTATGAGGCCACCATCCAGGACATCGACAAGAAGTCGGACATTGCCACTATTGTAATCCACCCCAAG aAAAAGCTCCCTGTGTTGCTACTGGGTCACTCTGCAGACCTGCGGCCTGGCGAGTTTGTGGTGGCCATCGGCAGCCCCTTTGCCCTGCAGAACACGGTGACAACGGGCATTGTCAGCACTGCCCAACGGGATGGCAAGGAGCTGGGCCTCCGGGACTCAGACATGGACTATATCCAGACAGATGCCATCATCAAT TATGGGAACTCAGGAGGACCCCTGGTGAACCTG GATGGTGAGGTCATCGGCATCAACACGCTCAAGGTTGCAGCTGGCATCTCCTTTGCCATTCCGTCGGATCGCATCACACGCTTCCTCTCTGAGTTCCAAAACAAGCATGTGAAAG ccCTCTCACCAGCACTGCACTGA